From Pseudomonas sp. StFLB209, a single genomic window includes:
- a CDS encoding SIR2 family protein, with product MDIGAAGRPECAKRFVTIPKDKSGAIGYPEESKYICRDDMTTPQPTTFGQQLFFSPEAGTWKALRPDAAGEADDAKRQQMLSEAAAAREELKAVLLSSLQMQHVVALAGSGTSLGEINGPSMWTLWDHCVNSNPDTGKDERKPTEQAEAVISEIGYETAVEHENIEALLSRCDAYLQIKKSEQVEKFVSASKAVILKKCSAFLNGADDSKLASHRTFLHRLSRRRVRDSRMKLFTTNYDLCFERAAGKQGLVLLDGFSFTQPRQFDPRFFLYDIVRRPSTGDEVGNPLEGVFHLYKLHGSVNWDQSSSGDIEIKTDPTPETACLIYPAKGKYQQSYVQPHLELISQYLAALREPNTCLIVSGFGFNDDHLSEPIVAAVRTNPHLRLIIVNPSADDLTSRPKENNRYWDALYSLAKQGEDVWLINATFSEFAEMIPDLKSLTPAQRLTRDIKSLVKPT from the coding sequence ATGGATATTGGGGCCGCGGGTCGGCCAGAATGTGCGAAGCGCTTTGTTACTATTCCAAAGGACAAGTCCGGGGCGATCGGGTATCCGGAAGAATCCAAATACATCTGTAGGGACGACATGACGACGCCACAGCCGACCACCTTCGGTCAACAACTTTTCTTCAGTCCGGAAGCCGGCACTTGGAAGGCGCTCAGGCCGGACGCGGCTGGCGAGGCCGATGATGCCAAGAGGCAGCAGATGCTGTCGGAGGCCGCCGCAGCGCGCGAAGAACTGAAGGCGGTATTGCTGTCCTCGCTTCAGATGCAACATGTGGTTGCACTCGCAGGAAGTGGAACATCTCTGGGAGAGATCAACGGTCCTTCGATGTGGACGCTGTGGGACCACTGCGTGAACTCGAATCCCGACACTGGAAAGGATGAGCGGAAGCCGACCGAGCAGGCTGAAGCTGTCATTTCTGAGATCGGCTATGAGACTGCCGTCGAACATGAGAACATCGAGGCCCTTCTTTCACGGTGTGACGCATACCTTCAGATCAAGAAGAGCGAGCAGGTCGAAAAATTCGTATCCGCCTCAAAGGCCGTGATCCTGAAGAAGTGCTCCGCTTTTCTCAATGGAGCCGACGATTCAAAGTTGGCGAGCCATCGCACGTTCCTACATCGACTGTCTCGTCGCCGCGTCCGCGACTCGCGGATGAAGTTGTTCACGACGAACTACGATCTGTGCTTTGAGCGCGCTGCTGGCAAGCAGGGGCTGGTCTTGCTCGACGGTTTCTCGTTCACGCAGCCCAGGCAATTTGACCCGCGGTTCTTCCTATACGACATCGTCCGCCGACCTTCGACCGGCGATGAGGTCGGCAATCCGCTGGAGGGTGTGTTTCACCTCTACAAATTGCATGGTTCGGTCAACTGGGATCAGTCCAGTTCGGGCGATATCGAGATCAAGACCGATCCAACACCGGAAACGGCCTGTCTCATCTATCCCGCCAAAGGAAAATACCAACAGTCCTACGTACAACCGCACCTGGAACTGATCTCCCAGTACCTGGCGGCGCTGCGTGAACCGAATACCTGCCTCATTGTCTCGGGGTTCGGCTTCAATGACGATCACTTGTCTGAACCTATTGTCGCGGCGGTCCGCACCAACCCGCATTTGCGGTTGATCATCGTCAATCCCTCGGCGGACGACCTGACCTCCCGGCCCAAGGAAAACAACCGATACTGGGATGCGCTCTACAGCCTCGCTAAACAGGGCGAGGATGTGTGGCTGATCAATGCCACGTTCAGCGAGTTCGCCGAGATGATTCCGGACCTCAAATCGCTGACGCCCGCGCAGCGGCTCACGCGCGACATCAAGTCGCTGGTCAAACCGACATGA
- the radC gene encoding RadC family protein yields MSQLTLSLDTPLMVRDGRGRYRPADADQILEAARQVIEQKMQRGAEFTSPVVVKDYLRAKLAGFEHEVFAVLFLDTRHRLIDYVEMFHGTIDAAEVHPREVVKLALRLNAAAVIVSHNHPSGNPEPSAADKALTSQLRQALALVDVRTLDHIIVAGSRTTSFAERGLL; encoded by the coding sequence ATGTCGCAACTGACCCTCTCACTCGATACCCCGCTGATGGTGCGCGATGGCCGTGGGCGCTATCGGCCGGCGGACGCCGACCAGATTCTGGAAGCCGCACGCCAGGTTATCGAACAGAAGATGCAGCGTGGCGCCGAGTTCACTTCGCCGGTGGTGGTCAAGGACTACCTGCGCGCCAAGCTGGCCGGCTTCGAGCACGAAGTCTTCGCGGTGTTGTTCCTCGACACGCGCCATCGGCTGATCGACTACGTGGAGATGTTCCACGGCACGATCGACGCCGCCGAGGTGCATCCGCGCGAGGTGGTCAAGCTGGCGCTGCGGCTCAATGCGGCGGCGGTCATCGTTTCGCACAACCATCCGAGCGGGAACCCCGAGCCGAGCGCGGCCGACAAGGCGCTGACCTCGCAGCTTCGGCAGGCGCTGGCGCTGGTGGACGTTCGCACGTTGGATCACATCATCGTCGCGGGAAGCCGTACCACGTCATTCGCCGAGCGCGGCCTGCTTTGA
- a CDS encoding DUF2958 domain-containing protein: MNNALITDEQRIVLLAKGRESLENPDFDPAPVVKLFTPDAGATWLLTEIDPDDHDHAFGLCDLGLGAPEIGWVSLGELTTVRGGLGLPIERDLSFRAEKRLSAYARDARLVGRIAV, encoded by the coding sequence ATGAACAACGCACTCATCACTGACGAACAGCGCATCGTGCTGCTGGCCAAAGGCCGCGAATCGCTGGAGAACCCGGACTTCGATCCGGCCCCCGTGGTCAAGCTGTTCACGCCGGACGCCGGCGCGACCTGGCTGCTGACCGAGATTGATCCCGACGACCACGACCACGCCTTTGGTCTTTGCGACCTGGGCCTGGGTGCGCCGGAAATCGGCTGGGTCAGCCTGGGCGAACTGACGACTGTGCGCGGCGGGTTGGGCCTGCCGATCGAGCGTGACCTGTCTTTCCGGGCCGAGAAGCGATTGAGCGCCTACGCGCGCGATGCGCGGCTGGTCGGGCGGATTGCTGTCTGA